The Urbifossiella limnaea genome has a window encoding:
- a CDS encoding sugar phosphate isomerase/epimerase family protein, producing the protein MHFPKADLAVHSGGPHLTPAEVLADPGRTAQRLKAANLPLAAFHVVIDNPNPEQARAELRAVCRLARVMTVPTVTVPAAPIGADLDAETTRLSDWVRTAESEGVILTVETHGETVTADPAGAVELCRRVPGLGLTLDPSHYHVTPHGPVGHDAAFPYVRHVRLRDSGTTPEQFQVRVGQGELEYSRVLTQLDRVHYDRALTVDVRDVPDSPFPVEPEVRKLKYLLESLI; encoded by the coding sequence ATGCACTTTCCCAAGGCCGACCTCGCTGTACACAGCGGAGGCCCGCACCTGACGCCCGCGGAGGTGCTCGCCGACCCCGGCCGCACGGCTCAGCGGCTCAAGGCCGCGAACCTGCCGCTCGCGGCGTTCCACGTAGTCATCGACAACCCGAACCCCGAGCAGGCGCGGGCCGAGCTGCGCGCCGTGTGCCGGCTCGCCAGGGTCATGACCGTTCCGACCGTCACCGTGCCCGCCGCCCCGATCGGGGCCGACCTCGACGCCGAGACGACGCGACTGTCCGACTGGGTCCGGACGGCCGAGTCCGAGGGTGTGATCCTCACCGTGGAGACCCACGGCGAGACGGTCACGGCCGACCCGGCAGGGGCGGTCGAGCTGTGCCGCCGGGTGCCGGGCTTGGGCCTGACGCTCGACCCCAGCCACTATCATGTCACCCCGCACGGCCCGGTCGGCCACGACGCCGCGTTCCCCTACGTGCGGCACGTCCGCCTCCGCGACAGCGGTACGACCCCGGAACAGTTCCAGGTCCGCGTCGGGCAGGGCGAGCTGGAGTACAGCCGCGTGCTGACACAGCTCGACCGCGTCCACTACGACCGCGCCCTGACCGTGGACGTGCGCGACGTGCCGGACAGCCCGTTCCCGGTCGAGCCCGAGGTGCGCAAGCTCAAGTACCTGCTCGAGTCGCTGATCTGA
- the ispD gene encoding 2-C-methyl-D-erythritol 4-phosphate cytidylyltransferase translates to MPSVAVVIPAAGQSSRFGGLEKKPFVSLDGRPVWQRSAELFWNRPDVSRVYLVLSPDDRADFRARFGHLIAFANVELVDGGAERFESVANALARVPSGVELIAVHDAVRPLGTPALIDAVFGAAAEHGAALLAVPVADTLKRVDAATNRVVGTTPRTGLWQAQTPQVFRRDWLLDAYARRADVPQPVTDDAQLVEAAGYPVVVVPGSATNFKITTRDDLSLAELILKARTGSREADQPPVRFDDEAKW, encoded by the coding sequence ATGCCGTCGGTCGCCGTCGTCATCCCCGCCGCGGGGCAGTCGTCGCGGTTCGGCGGGCTGGAGAAGAAGCCCTTCGTGTCGCTCGACGGCCGGCCGGTGTGGCAGCGCTCGGCCGAGTTGTTCTGGAACCGGCCGGACGTGAGCCGGGTCTACCTCGTGCTCTCGCCCGACGACCGCGCCGACTTTCGCGCCCGGTTCGGGCACCTCATCGCGTTCGCCAACGTGGAACTCGTCGACGGCGGTGCCGAGCGGTTCGAGTCGGTCGCCAACGCCCTGGCCCGTGTCCCTTCGGGTGTCGAGTTAATCGCGGTCCACGACGCAGTCCGACCGCTGGGTACGCCGGCGCTGATCGACGCCGTGTTCGGCGCCGCCGCGGAGCACGGCGCGGCGCTACTCGCAGTTCCGGTCGCCGACACCCTCAAGCGCGTGGACGCGGCGACGAACCGCGTCGTCGGCACGACGCCGCGGACGGGTTTGTGGCAAGCCCAGACGCCGCAGGTGTTCCGCCGCGACTGGCTGCTCGACGCCTACGCCCGCCGGGCTGACGTGCCGCAACCGGTGACCGACGACGCGCAGCTGGTCGAGGCCGCCGGCTACCCCGTCGTCGTGGTGCCGGGCTCGGCGACGAACTTCAAGATCACGACGCGGGACGACCTGTCACTGGCCGAGTTGATCCTCAAGGCCCGGACTGGCTCCCGCGAGGCGGATCAGCCGCCGGTCCGGTTCGACGACGAAGCGAAGTGGTGA
- a CDS encoding inositol monophosphatase family protein — MPYDSARLPEYLAAAQEAARAGAAVLESWRGRFVVREKARADLVSEADQASQDVVKAYLLGRFPEHQFVGEEESFGKPIEATRPAAGSAPAWVVDPLDGTANYVHDVPAYCVSIGLVVDGTPVVGVIYDPRLDEMFAAAAGLGATLNGKPMSVSGIATVRDGMIATGFPSNYERQLRNLEVWKAVSAEAQSLRRNGSTALALAYVACGRFDGYWAFDNWAWDVAAGFVMVTEAGGTVTTLDGGEPDPFRHDSLVTNGKLHAELGRLIHNR; from the coding sequence CCGAATACCTGGCCGCCGCGCAGGAGGCCGCCCGCGCCGGAGCGGCCGTGTTGGAGTCGTGGCGCGGCCGGTTCGTCGTCCGCGAGAAGGCCCGCGCCGACCTCGTGTCCGAGGCCGATCAGGCGTCGCAAGACGTGGTGAAGGCGTACCTGCTCGGCCGGTTTCCCGAGCACCAGTTCGTCGGCGAGGAAGAGTCGTTCGGCAAGCCGATTGAGGCCACGCGGCCGGCGGCGGGGTCAGCCCCGGCGTGGGTGGTGGACCCACTCGACGGCACCGCCAACTACGTCCACGACGTGCCGGCCTACTGCGTGTCGATCGGCCTCGTGGTGGACGGCACGCCGGTCGTCGGCGTGATCTACGACCCTCGGTTGGACGAGATGTTCGCCGCCGCCGCCGGGCTTGGCGCGACCCTCAACGGCAAGCCGATGAGCGTCAGCGGCATTGCGACGGTCCGCGACGGCATGATCGCCACCGGCTTCCCGTCGAACTACGAACGGCAGTTGCGGAATCTGGAGGTGTGGAAGGCGGTCAGCGCCGAGGCGCAGTCGCTGCGGCGCAACGGCTCGACGGCGCTCGCCCTGGCCTACGTGGCGTGCGGCAGGTTCGACGGGTACTGGGCGTTCGACAACTGGGCGTGGGACGTGGCTGCCGGGTTCGTGATGGTGACGGAGGCCGGTGGCACCGTGACGACGCTCGACGGCGGCGAGCCCGACCCGTTCCGCCACGACAGCCTGGTGACGAACGGCAAACTGCACGCCGAGCTCGGCCGCCTAATCCACAACCGCTGA
- a CDS encoding serine/threonine-protein kinase: MPAPATVPEFLDLVRKSGLLPDATVDEVIDRHRAAGTLPTTLDPTAALFVREGLLTFFQAKQLKLGRYKRFTIGSKYRLLELIGAGGMGAVYLCEHTLMKRLVALKVLPVEKLEDPSNLERFHREARAVAALDHPNIVRAYDIDVHDKLHFLVMEYVDGCSLQDIVARHGPMDPVRAAHYVAQSAVGIQHAHELGMVHRDIKPGNLLLERTGVVKILDMGLARFFNKPTDSVTEKYDDKCVLGTADYLAPEQAVSNTVDVRADIYSLGGTLYYLLTGQTPFPDGTIAAKLVAHQTRDPKPIEAYRSDVPQGILDVLQVMMAKNADDRYQSPIEVADALAEWADLPSDPPPAKEMPGLCPLVLALTGHAVDKASGTGASVPLGRALFGPGRSALRGGGTGSSGRMVTGGSGRFAPASGRVGVAGNSSPRNPPAGSPKSTTRNAAAATAPMRQRPSPEPITEPTDSSATDYRFAPQASSRRGLYVASAVAVGLVFCGAIAAGAYFLGKGQMPDGVTTKGTGPDDARRAPTLTEAAFAPEATAQLDGKVCTVEFRVAAVGGGDAVCLKSTIDDRAPTAFVAKLDRELADPANANEVAIRFDGKTVRVRGTVQKTPSGPATVEVETYRQLLVVPR; the protein is encoded by the coding sequence ATGCCGGCACCCGCCACCGTACCAGAGTTCCTCGACCTGGTCCGCAAGAGCGGTCTCCTCCCCGACGCCACCGTCGACGAAGTCATCGACCGCCACCGTGCCGCCGGCACCCTGCCGACAACGCTCGACCCGACCGCCGCGCTCTTCGTCCGCGAAGGCCTGCTCACCTTCTTTCAGGCCAAGCAGCTGAAGCTCGGCCGGTACAAGCGCTTCACAATCGGCTCGAAGTACCGACTGCTCGAACTCATCGGCGCCGGCGGCATGGGGGCCGTGTACCTGTGCGAGCACACCCTCATGAAGCGCCTCGTGGCGCTGAAGGTGCTGCCGGTGGAGAAGTTGGAAGACCCGTCGAACTTGGAGCGGTTCCACCGCGAGGCGCGGGCCGTAGCCGCGCTCGACCACCCGAACATCGTCCGGGCGTACGACATCGACGTCCACGACAAGTTGCACTTCCTGGTCATGGAGTACGTGGACGGGTGCAGCCTCCAGGACATCGTGGCCCGGCACGGCCCGATGGACCCGGTCCGCGCCGCCCACTACGTCGCGCAGTCCGCCGTCGGCATCCAACACGCCCACGAGCTGGGCATGGTCCACCGCGACATCAAGCCGGGCAACCTGCTCCTGGAGCGGACCGGCGTCGTGAAAATTCTCGACATGGGGCTGGCCCGGTTCTTCAACAAGCCCACCGACAGCGTGACCGAGAAGTACGACGACAAGTGCGTACTCGGGACTGCCGACTACCTGGCCCCCGAGCAGGCCGTGAGCAACACCGTGGACGTGCGGGCCGACATCTACAGCCTCGGCGGCACGCTCTACTACCTGCTCACCGGCCAGACGCCCTTCCCGGACGGCACCATCGCCGCGAAGCTGGTCGCCCACCAGACGCGCGACCCGAAGCCGATCGAGGCCTACCGCTCGGACGTGCCGCAGGGCATTCTCGACGTGCTCCAGGTGATGATGGCGAAAAACGCCGACGACCGCTACCAGTCGCCGATCGAGGTGGCCGACGCGCTCGCCGAGTGGGCGGACTTGCCGAGCGACCCGCCGCCGGCGAAAGAGATGCCCGGCCTCTGCCCACTCGTGCTGGCACTGACCGGCCACGCCGTGGACAAGGCGAGCGGCACCGGAGCGTCGGTACCACTGGGCCGCGCACTCTTCGGCCCCGGGCGTTCTGCGCTCCGCGGCGGCGGTACCGGAAGTTCCGGCCGTATGGTGACGGGCGGGTCGGGGCGGTTCGCTCCTGCGTCCGGGCGGGTCGGAGTCGCCGGCAACTCGTCGCCCAGGAATCCGCCCGCGGGGAGCCCCAAGTCCACGACCCGCAACGCAGCCGCGGCTACGGCCCCGATGCGGCAGCGCCCGTCTCCTGAGCCGATCACCGAGCCGACCGACAGTTCGGCAACCGACTACCGCTTCGCGCCGCAGGCGTCGTCGCGGCGTGGCCTTTATGTCGCGTCCGCCGTCGCGGTGGGGCTGGTGTTCTGCGGCGCAATTGCGGCCGGGGCTTACTTCCTCGGCAAGGGGCAGATGCCGGACGGAGTAACGACGAAGGGGACTGGTCCCGACGACGCCCGCCGCGCCCCGACGCTGACCGAAGCCGCCTTCGCCCCAGAGGCCACTGCTCAGCTCGACGGCAAAGTCTGCACCGTGGAGTTCCGTGTCGCCGCGGTCGGTGGCGGGGATGCCGTGTGCCTCAAATCGACGATAGACGACAGGGCGCCGACGGCGTTCGTGGCCAAACTCGACCGTGAACTCGCAGACCCGGCGAATGCAAACGAGGTGGCGATCCGGTTCGACGGGAAGACGGTCCGCGTCCGCGGCACCGTGCAGAAGACGCCCTCCGGCCCGGCGACGGTCGAGGTCGAAACGTACCGCCAACTATTGGTTGTGCCGAGATAA
- a CDS encoding serine/threonine protein kinase produces MAPPASVPEFLDLVQKSGVADEAKLKAYLGKIGGVAALPAEPAKAAGQLVRDAMLTYFQAEQILQGKWKRFTIGKYRVLERLGAGGMGTVFLCEHKLMRRRVAVKVLPTAKAADQASLDRFNREARAAAAVDHPNIVRAFDIDQDENLHFLVMEYVDGTNLQDLVKKTGPLDPVRACHYVYASAVGLDHANAIGMVHRDIKPGNILLDRAGVVKILDMGLARLTFDTDDHITRKYDENILGTADYLSPEQAEDSHTVDIRSDIYSLGATFYFLLTGSQPFPEGTIPQKLIWHRTREPRPVREYRADVPDAVVAVLARMMAKKPEHRYQTPAEVMAALQPWVSIPIAPPTDAEMPQLSPALAASLGGRPAVRSTASPTMQLGAEAGSGIRLSSPASLSSAPTQIAVVTTAPTPSPGVWESLDDASPLAAGDTPPNGRAQPEARATRAPSGPSRRRTRPLLLAAGAAVVLIGGGIVAYFLRQPPEPPLPPVGSGAKRLIVSKSKSGEGTFQTLAQAVARAANGDTIAVEEPTLTESLVRVSRRDVTIESALPDGKPVALTLSAANPGTALVEVVNGAESFRLRGFVVDAQGGADYAIGMSGNIAGATLENVTVQGGKKGGVRLFNVAGNSAKPVVLDRVRVVVGPNQDAGVKVETQGNLSARALVVRFCRFEGPGRAGIRFEAPVDGVDVTNCRFFQLDSAISAARPADRQPLKLSVTQNMIAECKTGLVVTGKDRTTPNVVLTVSRNYFARVPEAIGRTDADLPGVTAKQNGRAPDANAGNLIPNAVVVNPAPEFSTNRADDPAFLRFLPGGAPTVEGLRVGAE; encoded by the coding sequence ATGGCTCCCCCCGCTTCGGTTCCCGAGTTCCTGGACCTGGTCCAGAAAAGCGGGGTCGCCGACGAGGCCAAGCTGAAAGCGTACCTGGGCAAGATCGGCGGGGTGGCCGCCCTCCCCGCCGAGCCGGCCAAGGCCGCCGGCCAACTCGTCCGCGACGCCATGCTGACGTACTTCCAGGCCGAGCAAATTCTCCAGGGGAAGTGGAAGCGGTTCACGATCGGCAAGTACCGCGTCCTGGAACGGCTCGGGGCCGGCGGCATGGGCACGGTGTTCCTGTGCGAGCACAAGCTGATGCGCCGCCGGGTGGCGGTCAAGGTGCTGCCGACTGCCAAGGCCGCCGACCAGGCGAGCCTGGACCGGTTCAACCGCGAGGCGCGCGCCGCCGCCGCCGTGGACCACCCCAACATCGTTCGCGCCTTCGACATCGACCAGGACGAGAACCTGCACTTCCTGGTGATGGAGTACGTCGACGGCACCAACCTCCAGGACCTGGTCAAGAAAACAGGCCCGCTCGACCCGGTGCGGGCGTGCCACTACGTGTACGCCTCCGCGGTCGGGCTCGACCACGCCAACGCGATCGGGATGGTGCACCGCGACATCAAGCCGGGTAACATCCTGCTCGACCGCGCCGGCGTGGTGAAGATTCTCGACATGGGCCTGGCCCGCCTGACGTTCGACACGGACGACCACATCACACGCAAGTACGACGAGAACATCCTCGGGACCGCAGACTACCTCTCCCCCGAGCAGGCCGAGGACAGCCACACGGTCGACATCCGCTCCGACATCTATTCGCTGGGCGCCACGTTCTACTTCCTGCTGACGGGGAGCCAGCCCTTCCCGGAAGGGACGATCCCGCAGAAGCTCATCTGGCACCGCACGCGCGAGCCGCGGCCGGTGCGCGAGTACCGCGCCGACGTGCCGGACGCGGTCGTCGCCGTGCTGGCGCGGATGATGGCGAAGAAACCCGAGCACCGCTACCAGACGCCGGCCGAGGTGATGGCCGCGCTGCAGCCGTGGGTGAGCATTCCGATCGCCCCGCCCACCGACGCCGAGATGCCGCAGTTGTCTCCGGCGTTGGCCGCGTCTCTGGGCGGTCGCCCGGCCGTTCGTTCGACGGCCAGCCCGACGATGCAACTCGGCGCTGAAGCCGGAAGCGGCATCCGGCTCAGTTCACCTGCGAGTCTGAGTTCGGCCCCGACACAGATTGCCGTGGTGACGACCGCCCCGACTCCGTCGCCCGGCGTGTGGGAGTCGCTGGACGACGCTTCACCGCTAGCCGCCGGCGATACCCCACCGAACGGCCGGGCCCAGCCCGAAGCCCGGGCGACGCGCGCCCCGAGCGGCCCGTCGCGGCGGCGGACGCGACCGCTCCTCCTGGCGGCGGGTGCGGCTGTTGTGCTGATCGGCGGCGGAATCGTCGCGTACTTCCTCCGTCAGCCACCCGAGCCTCCTCTTCCGCCCGTGGGGTCCGGGGCCAAGCGACTGATCGTCTCGAAGTCGAAGTCCGGCGAGGGGACGTTTCAAACGCTGGCGCAGGCCGTAGCCCGTGCGGCCAACGGCGACACCATCGCGGTCGAGGAGCCGACGCTGACGGAGAGCCTGGTCCGCGTGTCGCGACGCGACGTGACCATCGAATCGGCCCTCCCCGACGGCAAGCCGGTGGCACTAACGCTGAGCGCGGCCAACCCCGGCACGGCGCTCGTGGAGGTGGTGAACGGGGCCGAGAGCTTTCGGCTGCGTGGGTTCGTGGTCGATGCCCAGGGCGGGGCCGACTACGCCATCGGCATGAGCGGCAACATCGCCGGAGCGACGCTGGAAAACGTGACCGTGCAGGGTGGCAAGAAGGGCGGCGTACGGCTCTTCAACGTCGCAGGCAACTCGGCCAAGCCCGTCGTGCTGGACCGGGTTCGCGTTGTGGTCGGCCCCAATCAGGACGCCGGGGTGAAAGTGGAGACGCAGGGGAACCTGTCGGCCCGCGCCCTCGTCGTGCGGTTCTGCCGGTTCGAGGGGCCCGGCCGCGCGGGCATCCGCTTCGAGGCTCCCGTGGACGGCGTTGACGTGACGAACTGCCGCTTCTTCCAGCTGGACTCGGCCATCTCCGCCGCCCGCCCAGCAGACCGTCAACCGCTCAAGCTGAGTGTGACGCAGAACATGATCGCCGAGTGCAAAACCGGCCTGGTCGTGACCGGCAAGGACCGCACCACGCCGAACGTGGTGCTGACCGTGAGCCGCAACTACTTCGCCCGCGTCCCCGAGGCGATCGGGCGGACCGATGCCGACCTGCCGGGCGTGACCGCGAAGCAGAACGGCCGGGCGCCCGACGCCAACGCCGGCAACCTGATCCCGAATGCCGTTGTCGTCAACCCCGCGCCCGAGTTCTCGACCAATCGGGCCGACGACCCGGCCTTCCTCCGCTTCCTCCCCGGCGGCGCGCCGACCGTCGAGGGGCTGCGCGTCGGCGCCGAGTAG
- a CDS encoding class I SAM-dependent methyltransferase, producing MMLHRPPVPDATDAPRPAVAWEDAACPLCGREEHALLLEAPDPLPPNGTGLRFAVVRCETCGLTYTNPRPTPRTIARFYPSDYAPHRRPRKMRESRPARPLTSRLLGRPCGERRGDLPWPGTGRLLDFGCGGGAFLKRMADRGWDVTGLDSAVETGRAVQEELGLRVLAGSLPHPDLAPCSFEVVTMWHSLEHVHRPLDVLREAFRLLVPGGKLVVACPNIESLPFYWFGSDWFGLDLPRHLTHFTPKTLRSALETAGYRVERVQQLRHSDWLRSSARLAARTRGGFAAKALTWKPAARAVAWLCYAAGMSDCMMAVAGRP from the coding sequence ATGATGCTCCACCGCCCGCCGGTCCCCGACGCGACCGACGCCCCGCGGCCGGCCGTCGCGTGGGAGGACGCCGCGTGCCCCCTCTGCGGCCGTGAGGAGCACGCTCTTCTCCTCGAAGCCCCCGACCCTCTCCCGCCCAACGGAACCGGCCTGCGCTTCGCCGTCGTCCGCTGCGAGACGTGCGGCCTCACGTACACCAACCCCCGCCCGACGCCGCGCACCATCGCCCGGTTCTACCCGTCGGACTACGCCCCGCACCGCCGGCCGCGAAAGATGCGTGAGTCTCGCCCCGCAAGGCCGCTGACCAGCCGCCTCCTCGGCCGGCCGTGCGGCGAGCGCCGGGGCGACTTGCCTTGGCCCGGCACCGGCCGGCTCCTGGACTTCGGCTGCGGCGGCGGCGCTTTCCTGAAGCGCATGGCCGACCGCGGCTGGGACGTGACCGGCCTCGACTCCGCCGTCGAGACCGGCCGGGCGGTTCAGGAGGAACTTGGGCTGCGCGTGCTGGCTGGCTCGCTGCCACACCCGGACCTGGCGCCGTGCTCGTTCGAGGTGGTGACGATGTGGCACTCGCTCGAGCACGTCCACCGGCCGCTGGACGTGCTCCGCGAGGCGTTCCGGCTGCTCGTCCCGGGCGGCAAGCTGGTCGTGGCCTGCCCGAACATTGAAAGCCTGCCGTTCTACTGGTTCGGCTCCGACTGGTTCGGCCTCGACCTGCCGCGACACCTGACCCACTTCACCCCCAAGACGCTCCGCTCGGCGCTGGAAACGGCCGGCTATCGCGTCGAGCGCGTGCAGCAGTTGCGGCACTCCGATTGGCTCCGATCCAGCGCCCGGCTGGCGGCGCGGACCCGCGGCGGCTTCGCCGCGAAGGCACTGACGTGGAAGCCGGCCGCGCGCGCGGTGGCGTGGCTCTGCTACGCCGCCGGCATGAGCGACTGCATGATGGCCGTGGCCGGGCGGCCGTAG
- a CDS encoding molybdopterin-containing oxidoreductase family protein: MVRELPTVRAVCPHDCPDTCGLVVTVDPASGKAVKLRGDAEHPFTHGFLCQKVANYLDRVYHPGRVLHPMRRVGRKGEGRFERVSWAEAIRTIADRFRDIAGSADGPQAVLPYSYAGTMGKLMYGSLDRRFFHRYGASLLDRTICATAGAAGCDVTLGTRAMIDPEAAVNARYIVNWGSNTAVTNTHFWRIEHEARKRGARIVTIDPYRSPTAAKSDWWIPVRPGTDAALALGVMHVLFREGWLDRDYLDNHCVGVEPLRDRVMSEYSPARVAGITGLSVNEIEQFAREYGWAQNLFGGPALIRLNYGLQRHGGGGIAVRTVVCLPALTGDWRHGGGGALLSTSKAYPFDDTFLTRPDLIPRGTRTINMTSLAEALHGELPGPPVRALFVYNSNPAAVNPDQSRVLSGLRRDDLFTVVHDQFQTDTADYADILLPATTQLEHFDLHGSYGHLYVQSSNAAVAPLGEAKPNTEVFRLLAREMGYEPELFDITDEELARGALSSVREFEGITLEDTRRGPVRLNLPAGWAPFAEGKFPTPSGKCELYSEREARAGRDPLPHYRPPHEDPQTRPDLAADYPLQLLTPPVPAFLNSTFVNVDKQRNSAGGVTLEIHPKDAAARGIADGAAVSVFNARGRFRATASVGGTVKPGVVVSLGIWWNRYTPDGVNGNTTTSTALTDLGGGATFFDNLVQVERV, from the coding sequence ATGGTCCGGGAACTGCCGACGGTCCGCGCCGTGTGCCCGCACGACTGCCCGGATACGTGTGGGCTCGTCGTCACCGTGGACCCCGCGAGCGGGAAGGCCGTGAAGTTGCGCGGCGACGCCGAGCACCCGTTCACGCACGGCTTCCTGTGCCAGAAGGTCGCCAACTACTTGGACCGCGTCTACCACCCGGGGCGGGTTCTGCACCCCATGCGGCGCGTCGGGCGCAAGGGTGAGGGGCGCTTCGAGCGGGTCAGCTGGGCGGAGGCCATCCGCACCATCGCCGACCGCTTCCGTGACATCGCGGGGTCGGCCGACGGCCCGCAGGCGGTGCTGCCGTACAGTTACGCGGGCACGATGGGGAAGCTGATGTACGGCAGCCTCGACCGTCGCTTCTTCCACCGCTACGGGGCGAGCTTGCTCGACCGCACCATTTGCGCCACGGCCGGCGCAGCGGGCTGCGACGTGACGCTCGGCACGCGCGCGATGATCGACCCGGAAGCCGCGGTTAACGCCCGGTACATCGTGAACTGGGGCTCGAACACGGCGGTGACGAACACGCACTTCTGGCGAATCGAGCACGAGGCCCGCAAGCGCGGGGCGCGGATCGTCACCATCGACCCCTACCGCTCGCCGACCGCGGCGAAGTCCGACTGGTGGATTCCCGTGCGGCCCGGCACCGACGCGGCTCTGGCACTGGGGGTAATGCACGTCCTGTTCCGCGAGGGCTGGCTCGACCGGGATTACCTCGACAACCACTGCGTCGGCGTGGAGCCGTTGCGCGACCGCGTGATGAGCGAGTATTCACCCGCCCGCGTCGCCGGGATCACGGGGCTGTCGGTGAACGAGATCGAGCAGTTCGCCCGCGAGTACGGCTGGGCGCAGAATCTGTTCGGCGGCCCGGCGTTGATCCGCCTGAACTACGGCCTGCAGCGCCACGGCGGCGGCGGCATCGCGGTCCGCACCGTGGTTTGCCTGCCGGCGCTGACCGGCGACTGGCGCCACGGCGGCGGCGGGGCGCTCCTCAGCACGAGCAAGGCGTACCCGTTCGACGACACGTTCCTCACGCGGCCCGACCTCATCCCGCGGGGCACGCGCACGATCAACATGACGAGCCTCGCCGAGGCGCTGCACGGCGAGTTGCCGGGGCCGCCGGTGCGGGCGCTGTTCGTGTACAACTCGAACCCCGCGGCTGTGAACCCGGACCAGTCCCGCGTGCTGTCGGGCCTGCGCCGCGACGACCTGTTCACGGTCGTTCACGATCAGTTCCAGACCGACACCGCCGACTACGCCGACATCCTTCTCCCAGCGACGACGCAGCTCGAGCACTTCGACCTGCACGGCAGTTACGGTCACCTGTACGTGCAGTCGAGCAACGCGGCCGTGGCCCCGCTCGGCGAGGCGAAGCCGAACACGGAGGTGTTTCGACTGCTGGCCCGCGAGATGGGCTACGAGCCCGAGCTGTTCGACATCACCGACGAGGAACTGGCCCGCGGCGCTCTCTCGAGCGTCCGCGAGTTCGAGGGGATCACGCTCGAAGACACCCGGCGCGGCCCCGTGCGGCTGAACCTGCCCGCCGGGTGGGCACCGTTCGCGGAGGGGAAATTCCCGACGCCGAGCGGCAAGTGCGAACTGTACTCGGAGCGCGAGGCCCGCGCCGGCCGCGACCCGCTGCCGCACTACCGGCCGCCGCACGAGGACCCGCAGACCCGCCCCGACCTCGCGGCGGATTACCCGCTGCAACTGCTAACGCCGCCGGTGCCGGCGTTCCTGAACTCGACGTTCGTGAACGTGGACAAGCAACGGAACAGTGCCGGCGGGGTGACGCTGGAGATACACCCGAAGGACGCGGCGGCCCGTGGCATCGCCGACGGCGCGGCGGTGAGCGTGTTCAACGCCCGCGGCCGCTTCCGGGCGACGGCGTCGGTGGGGGGCACGGTCAAGCCAGGAGTGGTAGTGTCGCTGGGCATCTGGTGGAACCGCTACACGCCGGACGGCGTGAACGGCAACACGACGACGAGCACGGCGCTAACCGACCTCGGCGGCGGGGCGACGTTCTTCGACAACCTCGTGCAGGTGGAGAGAGTTTGA